In Anaerobacillus isosaccharinicus, one genomic interval encodes:
- a CDS encoding ABC transporter ATP-binding protein — protein sequence MEMIQVTDLKKYYGSLKAVDGVSLTVNEGEVFGLLGPNGAGKTTTMEMMEGLRDADFGEVIINNLSVKKDRKKVTEHIGVQLQSTSMFDLLTVEEILRMYASFYRKSQPVETILAQMNLIEKRKDSIKGLSGGQKQRLAIGLALIHDPEVIFLDEPTTGLDPQARRSLWDIVLELKLQGKTIILSTHYMEEAYVLCDRLAIMDHGKVMALDTPDNLIASLEMESAIQFKWGQDLHLLESLAGVTKVTTLKDQAVLYTTNLQDSLIALIKFTEDQKIQIQDLQTRRATLEDVFLQLTGRSLREE from the coding sequence ATGGAAATGATTCAAGTGACAGATTTAAAAAAATATTATGGCTCCTTAAAAGCAGTTGATGGGGTCAGTTTAACTGTGAATGAAGGTGAGGTATTTGGCCTTCTTGGACCTAATGGAGCAGGAAAAACAACGACAATGGAAATGATGGAAGGATTGCGCGATGCGGATTTTGGTGAAGTTATCATTAACAATCTTTCAGTGAAAAAAGATCGTAAAAAAGTAACGGAACATATTGGTGTTCAGCTTCAATCTACTTCGATGTTTGATCTGTTAACAGTAGAAGAAATTTTACGGATGTATGCTAGTTTCTATAGAAAAAGTCAACCAGTAGAAACGATCTTAGCACAAATGAACCTTATCGAAAAGCGTAAAGATTCTATTAAAGGACTTTCAGGTGGGCAAAAACAACGACTAGCCATAGGGTTAGCGTTAATTCATGATCCTGAAGTGATTTTTCTAGATGAGCCGACAACAGGTTTGGATCCACAGGCAAGAAGATCATTATGGGACATTGTACTAGAATTAAAACTACAAGGGAAAACGATTATCCTATCAACCCACTACATGGAAGAGGCATATGTATTATGTGACCGCCTTGCCATTATGGATCATGGGAAGGTAATGGCACTAGACACGCCTGATAATTTAATTGCTTCTTTAGAAATGGAGTCTGCTATTCAATTTAAATGGGGGCAAGATCTACACTTACTAGAGTCACTTGCAGGGGTAACGAAGGTGACAACACTGAAGGATCAAGCAGTTCTATATACTACGAATTTACAAGATAGCTTAATCGCGTTAATTAAATTCACAGAAGATCAGAAAATACAAATTCAAGATTTACAAACTAGAAGAGCAACGTTAGAAGATGTGTTCTTGCAGTTAACTGGAAGGAGCCTGAGAGAAGAATGA
- a CDS encoding DDE-type integrase/transposase/recombinase encodes MNEKEREQVALFRYGLIAPLFNGQVDSKEYLKGLEGKVHSIPYYGEKKIAQKTMKEWLLNYRRNGFEALKPKKRIDRGNSRRLSPDDQDQILEIRKKTPHMPVSVFYEQLIERGEIQKTQISYSTIIRLLKKHNLIGKQMLAIPERKRFAHDKVNVLWQADLSHGPYVPINGKKTKTFLIAYIDDCSRLVPYAQFFSSEKFDGLRVVTKEALIRRGKPTILYADNGKIYRSETLQYACAQLGITLAHTQPYDPRAKGKVERLFKTIQTRFYPLLQTDPVHSLEELNERFWNWLERDYHRRAHASLDNKTPLEVFESQLKDITFLEDLSILETIFLKREQRKVKPDGTISIDKKLYEVPSCFIGQSIDVRFDENGIYVFEENKEVAKAIPVSMKDNAHVKRIRSPFALTQSADVKGEQDHV; translated from the coding sequence ATGAATGAAAAAGAACGCGAACAAGTGGCTTTATTTCGATATGGCTTAATAGCCCCGCTCTTTAATGGGCAAGTAGATTCGAAAGAATACTTAAAGGGATTAGAAGGGAAAGTTCATTCTATTCCTTATTATGGTGAAAAGAAAATTGCGCAGAAAACAATGAAAGAATGGCTTCTTAATTATCGAAGGAATGGTTTTGAAGCTTTAAAACCAAAGAAACGTATAGATCGCGGGAACTCACGCAGGCTATCCCCTGATGACCAAGATCAAATTCTTGAAATACGAAAAAAAACTCCCCATATGCCAGTTAGTGTTTTCTACGAACAACTAATCGAACGAGGAGAGATACAAAAAACCCAAATATCTTACTCTACTATAATTCGATTATTAAAAAAACACAACCTTATTGGGAAACAAATGTTGGCCATACCGGAAAGAAAACGTTTCGCTCACGATAAGGTGAATGTGTTGTGGCAAGCTGATCTGTCACATGGGCCATATGTACCAATCAATGGAAAAAAGACAAAGACATTTTTAATAGCCTATATAGATGATTGTTCAAGGCTAGTTCCATATGCACAATTTTTCTCTTCGGAGAAATTTGATGGGTTAAGAGTGGTCACGAAGGAAGCTTTAATTCGGAGAGGAAAGCCAACTATCCTTTATGCGGACAACGGCAAGATTTATAGATCTGAAACGCTTCAATACGCCTGTGCCCAGCTGGGAATTACACTGGCCCATACCCAACCTTATGATCCACGTGCGAAAGGTAAGGTAGAAAGGCTGTTTAAAACGATTCAAACACGATTTTATCCGTTATTACAAACCGACCCAGTACACTCCCTAGAGGAGTTAAACGAACGGTTCTGGAACTGGTTAGAAAGGGATTATCATAGAAGAGCTCATGCCTCATTAGACAATAAAACACCGCTTGAGGTATTTGAATCTCAACTAAAGGATATAACATTTCTAGAGGATTTGTCTATACTAGAGACGATTTTCTTGAAACGAGAACAGCGAAAAGTGAAACCTGATGGCACAATTTCAATAGATAAAAAACTCTATGAGGTCCCATCCTGCTTTATTGGTCAATCTATCGATGTGAGATTTGACGAAAATGGGATCTATGTCTTTGAAGAAAACAAAGAAGTAGCTAAAGCCATACCTGTATCTATGAAGGATAATGCACATGTCAAACGAATTCGCTCCCCATTTGCATTGACTCAATCGGCTGATGTGAAGGGAGAACAAGATCATGTATAA
- a CDS encoding helix-turn-helix transcriptional regulator: MLDKDNYCNVILKERLKELRRKNNLTQEEVAKKIGIPRSVNGHIIPDSHFHFNPGENLK; this comes from the coding sequence ATGTTGGACAAAGATAATTATTGTAACGTTATCTTAAAGGAAAGGTTAAAGGAACTTCGGAGGAAAAACAATTTGACACAAGAAGAGGTAGCAAAGAAAATTGGTATTCCTAGAAGTGTAAACGGGCACATTATTCCGGACTCCCATTTTCACTTTAATCCAGGAGAAAATCTGAAATAA
- a CDS encoding ExeA family protein produces MYKSFYSLARVPFSKDIRPSEAYLSPDYQGALQALNYLQKSKGMGLLIGDPGAGKTFTLRSFKESLNPSLYHVVYFPLSTGGVMDFYRGLAYGLGEEPKFRKVDLFRQIQQGIERMSVERKITPVFILDEMHMAKDAFLQDIALLFNFQMDSTNPFILILAGLPHLKTRLALNHNRPLSQRMIMKYEIQSLSKEEVSDYINHHMKLAGAKMPIFTETAIEAIATRSQGCPRVINKLTINSLLFGSQLKKEQIDEEIVRLAIEENGLS; encoded by the coding sequence ATGTATAAATCATTTTACTCCCTAGCACGAGTACCATTCTCAAAGGATATACGACCTTCGGAGGCATATCTTTCTCCTGATTACCAAGGTGCTTTACAAGCATTAAATTATCTACAGAAATCAAAGGGAATGGGCCTTCTAATTGGCGATCCTGGTGCAGGAAAAACCTTTACCTTACGGTCCTTTAAGGAATCATTAAACCCGTCTTTATATCATGTAGTCTATTTCCCTCTTTCAACGGGCGGTGTTATGGATTTTTATCGAGGATTAGCCTATGGATTAGGAGAGGAACCGAAGTTCCGTAAAGTCGATCTATTCAGGCAAATTCAACAAGGGATTGAGCGCATGTCAGTGGAACGCAAGATTACCCCTGTTTTCATTTTGGATGAAATGCATATGGCAAAGGATGCGTTTTTGCAGGATATAGCGCTATTATTTAACTTTCAAATGGATTCAACCAATCCATTTATCCTAATTTTAGCTGGGTTACCTCACTTAAAAACTAGATTAGCACTAAACCATAATCGCCCACTCTCACAGAGAATGATTATGAAGTACGAGATCCAGTCATTATCTAAAGAGGAAGTATCAGACTATATAAATCACCATATGAAGTTAGCTGGAGCAAAAATGCCCATTTTTACGGAAACCGCTATAGAAGCAATTGCCACACGCTCTCAAGGTTGTCCAAGGGTTATAAATAAATTAACCATTAACAGTTTATTATTTGGGTCTCAATTAAAGAAAGAACAGATAGATGAGGAAATCGTCAGATTAGCTATTGAGGAAAATGGATTATCGTGA
- a CDS encoding ABC transporter permease, which yields MKAYWQLTLAQLKLFARNKAVIFWTTFFPLFLMIVLGLFLGGGTGTNITVAWVDHDKSEYSLIMKEAFLDVEAIDLREWEDVASAKQEVEDGNLSFVIEIDAGFANEIEKGAQVPTFSVFYDETNQAIAQLGFAIIDQAVDQLNKQLTDYQETVFVERLGIKSLDLTYLDFLVPGIAALMILSSNLNGVAAQISSWRERGVLRRMKLTGLSASTFVAAQITARAILNITQSILVIGVGIFLLGAQMNGNWFLLLFYLILGILVFMSLGFLVANLAKTPEHASPIAGFISFPMFFLGGIFFPITNMPDFLHPVVALIPISHLAGVLREVMNVGATMADLLVPTAVLVAWFLVCFAISSKTFKWE from the coding sequence ATGAAAGCATATTGGCAATTAACGTTGGCTCAATTAAAGCTATTTGCTCGTAATAAAGCGGTTATTTTTTGGACGACTTTTTTCCCGTTATTTTTAATGATCGTCTTAGGGTTGTTTCTTGGTGGTGGAACTGGTACGAATATTACAGTTGCATGGGTAGATCACGACAAAAGTGAGTATTCATTGATAATGAAAGAAGCATTTTTAGACGTTGAAGCGATTGACTTGCGAGAATGGGAAGATGTCGCTAGTGCGAAACAAGAAGTCGAGGACGGAAATCTTTCGTTTGTAATCGAAATAGACGCTGGATTTGCTAATGAAATTGAAAAAGGAGCACAAGTTCCTACGTTTTCAGTATTCTATGATGAGACAAATCAAGCCATCGCTCAGCTTGGTTTTGCCATTATTGATCAAGCGGTTGATCAATTAAATAAACAGTTAACAGATTATCAAGAAACTGTTTTTGTCGAGCGTCTGGGAATTAAATCGCTAGACTTAACATACTTAGATTTCTTAGTTCCAGGCATTGCGGCTTTAATGATTTTATCTAGTAATTTAAACGGTGTTGCAGCACAAATCTCTTCATGGCGGGAGCGAGGCGTTCTACGTAGAATGAAGTTAACTGGTCTCTCAGCTAGTACATTTGTAGCTGCGCAAATTACGGCTAGAGCCATTCTCAATATTACTCAATCTATTTTAGTTATAGGTGTTGGGATCTTCTTGCTTGGTGCTCAAATGAACGGGAATTGGTTCCTACTCTTGTTCTATCTTATTTTAGGAATTCTTGTGTTTATGTCTTTAGGATTTTTAGTTGCAAACCTAGCAAAAACACCTGAACACGCTTCACCAATCGCAGGATTTATTTCGTTTCCAATGTTCTTTTTAGGAGGGATCTTCTTTCCGATTACGAACATGCCTGATTTTTTACATCCAGTGGTGGCATTAATTCCAATTTCTCATCTTGCAGGTGTACTGCGAGAGGTGATGAATGTCGGGGCGACAATGGCTGACCTCCTTGTGCCAACAGCAGTTCTAGTTGCATGGTTTTTAGTTTGCTTTGCAATTTCGTCTAAAACGTTTAAATGGGAGTAA
- a CDS encoding DUF5348 domain-containing protein translates to MKRGILVFDHHQGEWRVWIGQQPYWIEQGYTFELRIKNRHFHAYLEKDFDWFVTLDQEVRFVLHTYEVYKIRLILQDYIRIDASL, encoded by the coding sequence GTGAAACGCGGGATACTAGTATTTGACCACCATCAGGGGGAATGGCGAGTATGGATTGGGCAGCAACCTTACTGGATAGAACAAGGTTACACGTTTGAACTTCGGATTAAGAACAGGCATTTTCATGCTTATTTAGAAAAGGATTTTGATTGGTTCGTAACTCTAGATCAGGAGGTAAGGTTTGTCCTGCATACTTATGAGGTTTACAAAATACGGCTAATACTACAGGATTATATTCGCATCGATGCCTCTTTATAG
- a CDS encoding Na-translocating system protein MpsC family protein — protein MNSDMQSAQKEISSFTGSLLRENFGKGPESVFVQMAGKYLTIYIRNFLSPIEKVLQQQDQDLIIDEMRQKLMYALIHDIRAFINAVTGVQIEHIYYDWNMTNRSGMIFAIGNEIFYDTVVVDNYHGKEEVEQKISTLSKEAEKTPEKITSFQMNSRTIAVIRTGILVRIEKEIIRYGKETLLKVIKRSLEKGYLHNSTNFEAILDKKVHDIFVDWDFELDESTIVIITEA, from the coding sequence ATGAACAGTGATATGCAAAGTGCACAGAAAGAAATAAGTAGTTTCACTGGTAGTTTACTTCGTGAGAATTTTGGTAAAGGGCCTGAATCGGTGTTTGTGCAGATGGCTGGAAAGTATCTTACTATTTATATCCGCAATTTCTTGTCACCGATCGAGAAGGTTCTACAGCAACAAGATCAAGATTTGATCATCGATGAGATGAGACAAAAACTTATGTACGCGCTCATTCACGACATTAGAGCTTTTATTAATGCTGTTACTGGAGTTCAAATAGAACATATTTATTACGATTGGAATATGACGAATCGATCTGGTATGATCTTTGCAATAGGAAACGAAATCTTCTATGATACTGTAGTGGTTGATAATTATCACGGAAAAGAAGAAGTGGAACAAAAAATAAGTACCTTAAGCAAAGAAGCTGAAAAAACTCCAGAGAAGATTACTTCTTTTCAAATGAATTCACGAACTATTGCCGTCATCCGTACAGGTATTCTTGTTCGGATTGAAAAAGAAATTATAAGATATGGGAAAGAAACACTTTTAAAAGTTATTAAAAGATCATTAGAAAAAGGCTACTTACATAACAGTACTAATTTCGAAGCGATTTTAGATAAAAAAGTCCATGATATCTTTGTGGATTGGGATTTTGAACTCGATGAAAGCACAATCGTTATTATTACTGAAGCATAA